A window of Primulina tabacum isolate GXHZ01 chromosome 4, ASM2559414v2, whole genome shotgun sequence contains these coding sequences:
- the LOC142542973 gene encoding uncharacterized protein LOC142542973, which yields MGGGKDKHDESDKGLFSHHGHYPPQGYPPGQYPPAPGGYPPQGYPPQGYPPQGYPPQGYPPHGHSPAGYPGSSAPHHSGGPGGIGAMLGGAAAAAAAYGAAHMTHGAHGMGHHGHGVGHGIGHYGHGVGHGMGHYGHGKMKHGKFKHGKFGKHKRGKHGMFGMHGGKFKKWK from the exons atgggaGGTGGAAAAGACAAGCATGATGAATCTGACAAAGGGCTTTTTTCTCACCATGGCCATTATCCTCCACAAGGATATCCACCTGGACAGTATCCACCAGCCCCCGGAGGCTATCCTCCCCAAGGATATCCTCCACAAGGGTATCCACCCCAAGGTTATCCTCCACAAGGATATCCACCACACGGCCATTCCCCGGCTGGTTATCCTGGCTCATCTGCTCCACACCATTCAG GGGGACCTGGTGGTATTGGAGCGATGCTTGGAGGTGCTGCAGCAGCAGCCGCCGCCTATGGTGCTGCTCATATGACGCATGGCGCTCATGGCATGGGGCATCATGGACATGGCGTCGGGCATGGCATTGGACATTATGGACATGGTGTTGGGCATGGGATGGGCCATTATGGTCATGGGAAGATGAAGCATGGCAAGTTCAAGCATGGCAAATTTGGAAAGCATAAGAGAGGAAAGCATGGAATGTTTGGAATGCATGgagggaaattcaagaagtggaAGTGA
- the LOC142541796 gene encoding uncharacterized protein LOC142541796 — MACILLNNFIRSQMPDNLVDEIEDETLSPTPLTENYFIEDFNSSNVNIANTFESMDSTSVNSKGKKTDKLRRTWTAPEEEVLIVALKDIISKGYKTENGFRNGYLPLLESALQNAFKDSDLRGHPHITLKIHVWKKHYGCLTTMLAKSGIDWNDTENTIDATNEAWDTILKVDNSARVMRYKRWPHYKDWCEIFGYDRATGDRVETISVVVHDVLNMIENESIDMEFGMDDFYRPLEEDGESMSVAQTLPSNPKEVSKVRSKKRKRLDDVDNQIVAAINNLADITKETISNLIKEMSSESKIEYAMDNVLATLGTIPELTSDEKVRVAELLVDNTNKLALFLRLNLEGKISLIKRILNP; from the exons ATGGCTTGCATTTTGTTAAACAACTTCATCCGATCTCAAATGCCGGATAATCTTGTTGATGAGATTGAAGATGAGACATTAAGCCCAACGCCACTGACTGAGAATTACTTCATTGAGGATTTTAATTCCTCCAAT GTTAACATTGCAAACACATTCGAATCAATGGATAGCACAAGTGTGAATTCGAAAGGTAAAAAAACAGATAAGTTGCGTCGTACTTGGACAGCCCCTGAGGAAGAGGTTCTAATTGTGGCATTGAAAGATATAATAAGCAAAGGATATAAAACGGAGAACGGATTCCGTAATGGCTATTTACCATTATTGGAATCTGCACTTCAAAATGCTTTCAAAGATTCAGATTTACGTGGGCATCCCCACATAACTTTGAAAATACATGTCTGGAAGAAACATTATGGATGTTTGACAACAATGCTAGCAAAAAGTGGGATTGATTGGAATGACACAGAAAACACGATAGACGCTACAAATGAGGCATGGGATACGATACTCAAG GTGGACAATAGTGCTCGAGTTATGCGTTACAAGCGGTGGCCACACTATAAAGATTGGTGCGAAATATTTGGCTACGATAGGGCAACAGGTGATCGAGTGGAGACTATTTCAGTGGTTGTTCATGATGTCTTGAATATGATTGAGAATGAATCCATTGACATGGAATTTGGCATGGATGACTTTTACCGCCCACTGGAAGAAGATGGTGAATCAATGTCTGTAGCTCAGACTCTCCCTTCAAACCCAAAAGAAGTCTCAAAGGTGAGGTCAAAGAAACGCAAGCGATTAGACGATGTTGACAACCAAATTGTTGCTGCAATCAATAATTTAGCTGACATCACAAAGGAGACAATTTCAAACCTCATCAAAGAAATGTCATCTGAGTCGAAAATTGAATATGCTATGGATAATGTGTTGGCCACCTTAGGAACCATCCCGGAATTAACTTCAGACGAGAAAGTGCGTGTGGCGGAGCTACTGGTGGATAACACCAACAAACTAGCTTTGTTCTTGCGGCTTAACCTTGAAGGAAAGATCAGCTTAATTAAACGGATACTAAATCCATAA